In the genome of Primulina huaijiensis isolate GDHJ02 unplaced genomic scaffold, ASM1229523v2 scaffold43375_ERROPOS137452, whole genome shotgun sequence, the window AAACTTTGTTAGACAAGTTTGAGACCAAATGGCTGCTACTTTTGCCAAAGGTTGATGAAGAGGTAGTAGTTTGTTTTGTCATTTGTTGCATGAGCTCTATGCATTGCATCCTAAATAACATAACCTTTGTTTTTTGTAACCTTAACATTAAAGAAATTTGATATCTAGAACATTATCTTTTTCATGTGATGAGGGACATTTGGATGCTAATTTCATGCTAAGTTATACAATTCATTTCAGAATATTATTTCATTTCGGAGCTATCTAATTATAGGAAAAAAGActaaaagaagaagaagcagaTTTGCAACTGGATATACAGTTTGCCCAAGAGGCTGCGCATGCCAAAATGGCAAGACATTTATGCTTCAAAGTAAGTTGGCAGAAATCGCAATTCGTAATAGGAAACAAGTACTTTCTCTCATCTCCACAAaagtaaaataatgatttggTGTGCTAGATTCTAGCTTATTATTGTCCTGTCCTTGATGTTGTTCTATGTAAGACAGCCAATAAAATGCTCTGAATGAGTTGTATTAATCTTTCCAGTTGGACAAGATCGACATGCATCTGGAAGAACTCAGAGACACGGTACTACAGAAGTGCAGGTATGTTCCTCGTGAAGATAGAGAACTTGATTGTTCGATTGATTGTTCATCTGGGTATGCAGGATTTTCTTGATtcgtttattttgtttttgaacaGCGTTactgtagcgcccttacccgagccactactaaacagactaataaccatgcaacattaaaacttaataacaacaattaaacagcggaaaccaaatacttaatcatcttacaacccaaattaAAACAGAGCAAACAACaacagtcttaaacattaatacaaccatatcgaaacatAATTCTAAACAATAAAACGATTAACcgcataaaacctccactggatcaccaccgaaaactcaactgctctagccactgccctggtcgtccgaatcgtccaacctaagacctgccccgtggaatggggtgcccaagatgaaaacaaggacgtgagcgacaatcgcccaatacgagaatgtacgagtatacaaactgatatgatgcatgcgaaatgcaatatgctcggatatcaaggatcaagacaagaatctcatgctcagtctagaggcgcctgagtgtgtagtctctgatctgccctaggcatgttttggcttccacactcatcatcaagacgtggacctacaatgtccaggtcatcagagcccgcaggtcccgtcggacactgtagctctcgatgccccatcgtccacaatacagaatagggctgagcggccccaacaaacgaggtatatctcaaaagatatcaggctcaacatgatatgtcatgcataatatgccaaagcagtaaaacatgtataatgcaacacataaatatgcagcatataagtgtgtatactacgcttggatatctcagtcagtacatcacgtacctcactaaaacaatctgacagaaagctcttaacctagacaataccaacaatatgaaatcactatcaaaccagattctgaattaccaaacatgctataaagttcttcctaaaggctttaggattatacctgcgtccgtcgtcagcccgctgatgatgtctcgatctcagttcaccgacccNatttaaaattcggtggatccaacagattaatcccaaattatcaattcgttaataatacttaattaacaactctttaattatctcttaattaatacttcattcaaaatacgaattcgggtcattacagtTACtttataatttggaaaaaatctCTAAAATGGGTAAGAATGGACTAAATGAAATGTTGGTGATTGCAGAAAAATATCAACAGAAGAGAAGAAAAGACTAGGGAGTGCAATTGCTCGATTATCTCCTGAGGACATCAATAAGGCTCTCGAAATTATTGCCCAGAACGATCCCAACTTCCAAGCAATTGGGGAAACTGTGGAAGTCGACATTGACACTCAGGTTTTTCAGAAAACTCTTGAATCATTTTCATGATCCTATAAGTCAGTCCCATTTCATTTCCTAAGATGCACAAGTTTTTGAACGTATTATATTTTTTCCCATGTGCAGAGTGAATTGACGTTATGGAAGTTGAAGTTGTTTGTGAAAGATAAGCTGCATACACAACCAAAGAGTTCACCAAGCACTGGAGTGAAAAATGAGATAAAAAATGAGAATAATCCGAACGGTAACAAGAGAAAACGTGAGATTTGTTGTGCACTTGCCAAGAATACTTCACAGAAAAAGAGCAAAAAACTCCCGGACTGAGATTACCTTGCGACTTTCCTTTGCCTTATTTGAAGTATTCTGCAAATGTACAGGTCTTTGAAAATAAGTCTACAACTAGTCTTGATCATGATTCTTCTAGAGAAAAGCTGTGTGTATAGAGTAACATTCATGTtttttgtgtgtttatattttagGGGTGTTGACGTATTCAAGGGATCTAATGGAGCATCTatgaaattcattatttttttagccATATTGATTTGCCTCTGGTGTGCAAAACTCTGAATGTATTTGTTTAATCCACAAAGTAAGGCTTTTGCATTCAAATTATTTCAACAAAGTGTGAAAACGTAAAGGATTTTCACGTATTGATTCCATGTTACACGTTGCTTTGTCATGtaattatgatttattctagAATAATGCTAAATATACAACGAATATATCAtacaacgatatttacaacaattatgttataagattttgttattgtgtaataaaattttgtattgaattcatcttaaaattttgataaatgaaattttttgttttttaaaaaaatattgtacaaattTGATTATACATAAAatggagaattttttttaactatcaGCGTATCGTAGTTTGGCAAAATTTAGGTAGTCAAAATGCAAAATGTCCAAATATTCCACTTTTGAGGTGCAAATTGCGTTGCTTTAATTGAGAAACCTGATTGAGGGTGTGGGGTCTGAGAAGTAAATTACTCTGCACATGTCAATTTCTTTCCTTGACAAAATCAACATGTAATAATGCTGGAAGTTTTCAGTAATTGATTGCCACTTATTGAAAACTAGGGGAAAAAAAAACACTAGCTTCCTTGTCTGAGTTAGTCTATGGTTATGATTCTCTTCGTTTCTTAATATTGCTAAATTTTGTGGGTCTTCTCTCACGTTAATGGAATTTGACATCATTCAAGAATGCATAAGATATAAAAATCTCATTGTCCTTGAGTGACTCTATATTATTATACTTGAAGTTTAAAATATCCATGTAATTTAGTTTAATAGATTCATTAGAGCAACcgaattcaaaataaaatatataggcACCAAatctttataaatttaaatatgtaaataaagaaaaaagtaaCGCAAAAATAATTGCCTTGATAATAATAGTGTCTGACGAAAATAtactataaatattattaagggggggaaattaaattataaacctaatgCAATATTTATGCCTTTCGTTTGCATTTCATCTAATGCATGCAAAAGAACCCATGCAAGTCTACAGTGTAATGACAGTACTGCGTACGTAATCCAATATGAATGTGCCTTTTGACTCCAAATCCTTTTTCTCACTGCCAAAAACTCAAGATTGTTGTAGCTTCATAGTATATCATCCAACAACACatatataaaacaatatttgtgagatttttctatgtttcatagaagtttttgaaattttagcaTTGATATATATCGATACATCAATAATGTTATGATCAAACGTTTATCATCAGACCAAAAATTATGACTGTAAGTCAATACACAATTAAATTTCTTTATAGTCGTGACAGTGCCTAGTGCAACTAATTGAGTGCTTACTGGTCAGACTGTTATGTCCATGAGTTCGGAGGAGTGTGTTGTGTTATATCCTTTAAAGATTATGTCTCCAACAGAAATGATATTACCCGTTAAAATCTAGAATAATTCTTTTACGGCTCATTTATCCACCCAGATCAAACGGTGTCAATATTAATCTAACTCATAAACGCTTAATCCAACTACATATATTTTTGTTACTCATATGATTTTATCCAGACATCTTGATATATAATTACTCCATCTAACATAGACTTAGACCACGAATCATAAAATGacaaattaacataaaaattagtttttgttAAACATTCAAACCACACTAGCTAGAAACGCAAGATTGAACTGCGAATACAGCAActggaattaaaaaaaaagaaggaaattAAGACATTAAAAGATCAAGTTTTGAATGAAATGTCTAACTACGTGCGGCACCACGCCATAACCTGAACGTGTACAAGCAACACCCTACATCTGAATCCACCGCCCTAATTGAGTGGGATTCACTATTCCAGGTATGTGGATCCCATCGCTCTTCAGCAAGCTCGCCACCTCAGCATATCCATGCGGCTTCGTTTGTCCTCTGCTCTCAGCTTCGGTTGCAGGCTCGGCCCGGTTCTGAACCTGCTTGTTCTTGTTAAGTGGAAAGGCCTCGGATCGAGCAGGGTCAAACTTCTCCCCAAGCAACGTCCCTTTGGTCAGGAACTCGTAGGCCATGTAACCGGCTAGGAGTCGGTTAGAAGGAAGAGGTTTCTGCTCGGCCCCTTTAAACGACGTCGAAGCAGGACTAACGGCCGTTTGTCGAGGCAACGGTTTCAGAGACGTGGAACCGTGAGGTGACTCCATCTCTTTCCGCTTGCGCGACGCGCCAGGCGCCAGGGGTCTGCGCACGTCGTAGCTCATTCTGACCGTCGGTTTCAAACGAGAGAAGGACAAGATAGAGCCACGTCAGCAATATTCTCAAAGGGCTAAAAAGTCAATTCGGAGGTTATTAAATAaggtaaaatctttaaaaaaaattagaaatataaaAAGGAAAGATAAAGATGTAAGTTTAGGATATAGAAAAAGACAATACAAATATAAAAAGCATTTATCTCATTTAAAACAAATCCAAAGAAAAcaacatataattatatcatataatttataGATCAAAACTCAAGGGTAATTACGGATTTAGCAGTGGGAAATATGGGATTATTAGGAATCTGAAAATCTGGGCCGGATACGGTGAATCTACGGCGGAGGATGACGGAGGGAGAGACGGCTCCGCCGTGTGCGGTGTTGAGAAATGAATCGGAGGAGGTGGGGGCGATATAATCGAGAAAAAAATTGAGGaataaaataaagagagaaatggAAGGAAAGGGAGAAGTGTGTGCGCCGAGTGAATTCTTCTTTTATATAGTAACCACTGGGTGTCTAACGTTGCCCCTctaaattgaaagattttgCTAAAATGCCACTCAACTCAAATGATAAAAGTAGACGAAAACTAAACGTGGATAACATATATAATTCAATCAATAAATAAGGGCGATTGAGTAATTTCATTTACCCCCTCTAGCTTTCTTTCGACgttcaataatataataatataataatataataataaaaagtgggtctgtttatatattatgtataaaaaaatagaagtaaattgaatcaaataatatatagttTATTTGATTAGAAGGATTAAAACATCAAATATTGTTaagtcaaaatttttaaatgatgaactTGATATATTTTAATGTTAATAATATAGAGTatataggtctcttgtgagacgatctcacgaatctttatctgtaagacgggtcaaccctacagatattcacaataaaaattaatactcttagcataaaaaataacatttttccaTAGATGACAcgaataagagattcgtctcacaaaatacgacatgtgagaccgtctcacacaagtttttgtcaataacATGTGAgctactttatttttattttttaaaattttataatttggataatttagcgtCAGAGATAAAGATGTCAACTTTATATATTAGAGATAGTATTTCTTCAAATTACTATTATGCCCTtagaattaaaataataataataataaatatttaatatgacaCACTATTTCCATTAGGATTGTGACATGCATAAATTAGGGCCATCACAAATCGAAATAAGTGGTACATTTTTGACCCGCAATGGTATAatagatatttatttaatcaaatttttcctataaaatataatataaattgtaTTT includes:
- the LOC140970216 gene encoding transcription factor GTE1-like, which encodes MDEENGPFNDTLVVGSQVNIEVESLNRRVDEICVEVDELEQKLNDVEQFYSASNTKQSNTPRGNSLVKEKDREKSLGNFKKRQQDAANREAAAAKRMQELMRQLGTIIRQITQHKWAGPFMQPVDVVGLGLHDYYQVIEKPMDFSTIKSKMEAKDGTGYKNVRELSADVRLIFKNAIKYNEERDDVHVMAKTLLDKFETKWLLLLPKVDEEEKRLKEEEADLQLDIQFAQEAAHAKMARHLCFKLDKIDMHLEELRDTVLQKCRKISTEEKKRLGSAIARLSPEDINKALEIIAQNDPNFQAIGETVEVDIDTQSELTLWKLKLFVKDKLHTQPKSSPSTGVKNEIKNENNPNGNKRKREICCALAKNTSQKKSKKLPD
- the LOC140970215 gene encoding uncharacterized protein; translated protein: MSYDVRRPLAPGASRKRKEMESPHGSTSLKPLPRQTAVSPASTSFKGAEQKPLPSNRLLAGYMAYEFLTKGTLLGEKFDPARSEAFPLNKNKQVQNRAEPATEAESRGQTKPHGYAEVASLLKSDGIHIPGIVNPTQLGRWIQM